One Acutalibacter muris DNA window includes the following coding sequences:
- a CDS encoding FeoA family protein: MLPTLSSLSPGQSARVRGLLPGCPMYRRFQDLGLIEGTLVRCLMKSPLGDPKAYLIRGAVIALRKSDSDTVTVDPAADAVPFMPTEQAVPHGAV, translated from the coding sequence ATGTTACCTACCCTCTCAAGCCTCTCCCCCGGCCAGTCCGCCAGAGTGCGGGGCCTGCTTCCGGGCTGCCCCATGTACCGCCGCTTTCAGGACCTGGGGCTTATTGAGGGCACCCTTGTCAGGTGCCTTATGAAAAGCCCACTGGGGGACCCCAAGGCCTATCTTATCCGTGGCGCCGTCATAGCCCTAAGAAAGTCCGACAGCGATACCGTCACAGTGGACCCTGCCGCCGACGCTGTCCCCTTTATGCCGACGGAACAGGCGGTGCCCCATGGAGCAGTCTAA
- a CDS encoding Gfo/Idh/MocA family protein encodes MAKLKIGFIGCGGIANQKHLPGMSQQTEYVDLCAFCDLIPERAEKAAKEYGTPDAKVYTDYHEMLADPTIDAVHVLTPNIAHCEITVAALEAGKHVLCEKPMAATPEDAQKMLDARDRTGKMLTIGYQYRHFHENAVARKVVADGWLGDIYYAEATYLRRRGVPTWGVFTDKSKQGGGPLIDIGTHALDNTLFLMNNYDVDYVVGTSFEKLGRLLTPDVQGQNNWMGEPDHWNNETYDVEDSAVGQIKMKNGAVINLRASWAMNMAEKAGCDNQAHTLLCGTKGGLDTLEGRVRLNHIVANEQTISWVGEKIRGYIPGFSQGPAPLSKEHDIWVKALRGEGELFVTADQAFVVTKILDAIYQSSRTGQAIKF; translated from the coding sequence ATGGCTAAATTAAAGATAGGCTTCATCGGCTGCGGCGGCATCGCCAACCAGAAGCACCTGCCCGGTATGTCCCAGCAGACCGAGTACGTTGATCTGTGCGCCTTTTGCGACCTGATCCCCGAGCGCGCCGAGAAGGCTGCCAAAGAGTACGGCACCCCCGACGCCAAGGTCTATACCGACTATCACGAGATGCTGGCTGACCCCACCATCGACGCCGTACACGTGCTGACCCCCAACATCGCCCACTGCGAGATCACTGTTGCCGCTCTCGAAGCTGGCAAGCATGTTCTCTGCGAGAAGCCCATGGCGGCCACTCCCGAGGATGCCCAGAAGATGCTGGACGCCCGTGACCGCACCGGCAAGATGCTGACCATCGGCTATCAGTACCGCCACTTCCATGAGAACGCCGTTGCCCGCAAAGTGGTTGCCGACGGCTGGCTGGGCGACATTTACTACGCCGAGGCCACCTATCTGCGCCGCCGCGGCGTGCCCACCTGGGGCGTGTTCACCGACAAGTCCAAGCAGGGCGGCGGACCCCTGATCGACATCGGCACCCATGCTCTGGACAACACCCTGTTCCTGATGAACAACTACGATGTTGATTACGTGGTAGGCACCTCCTTCGAGAAGCTGGGCCGTCTGCTCACTCCCGATGTACAGGGCCAGAACAACTGGATGGGTGAGCCCGACCACTGGAACAACGAGACTTATGACGTTGAGGACTCCGCTGTGGGTCAGATCAAGATGAAGAACGGCGCCGTCATCAACCTGCGCGCCTCCTGGGCCATGAACATGGCCGAGAAGGCCGGCTGCGACAACCAGGCCCATACCCTGCTCTGCGGCACCAAGGGCGGTCTTGACACCCTGGAGGGCCGCGTGCGCCTGAACCATATCGTCGCCAACGAGCAGACCATCTCCTGGGTCGGCGAGAAGATCCGCGGCTATATTCCCGGCTTCAGCCAGGGCCCCGCTCCCCTTTCCAAGGAGCATGACATCTGGGTCAAGGCCCTGCGCGGCGAGGGCGAGCTGTTCGTCACCGCCGACCAGGCTTTCGTGGTGACCAAGATCCTCGACGCCATCTACCAGTCCTCCAGGACCGGCCAGGCCATCAAGTTTTAA
- the feoB gene encoding ferrous iron transporter B — translation MEQSNAVPGGLAIKKREDSDRVIALCGNPNVGKSTIFNALTNLHQHTGNWPGKTVANAQGYCRHKERGYLLVDLPGCYSLQAHSAEEEAARDFLLSGSPDCTVAVCDATCLERNMNLVLQVLELTPNLIVCVNLLDEAKRKGVRVDLAKLSELLGTPVVGASARDGKGLSELMDEVEKLCHEPKPPRELPETDPEMRVHQAQWISEAAVSLEPQNRSISRDRKLDRILTSPLTGFPIMLLLLLGIFWLTITGANYPSALLSEGLFWLGDRIRDRFIYLGSPEWLTGLVCDGMYRTLSWVVAVMLPPMAIFFPLFTLLEDFGYLPRVAFNLDRCFKSCGACGKQALTTCMGFGCNAAGVVGCRIIDSPRERLIAMLTNNFVPCNGRLPMLISLITMFFVGAAGGLGASVLSSAMLVGLIALGLLMTLAVSKFLSATLLKGVPSSFTLELPPYRRPQLGKVIVRSIFDRTLFVLGRAASVAAPAGLIIWLLANIHAGGDTLLAHCAGFLDPFARVFGLDGVILLAFILGLPANEIVIPLIIMAYLSQGSLVELSDLTALRSLLIDNGWTWVTALCVMVFSLMHWPCSTTCLTIKKESGSWKWTAAAVAIPTVCGLILCFLIANACRLLGIG, via the coding sequence ATGGAGCAGTCTAACGCCGTCCCGGGCGGGCTGGCGATAAAAAAGCGGGAGGATTCCGACCGGGTCATAGCCCTCTGCGGCAACCCAAATGTGGGCAAAAGCACTATTTTTAATGCGCTTACCAATTTGCATCAGCATACGGGGAATTGGCCCGGCAAGACCGTCGCCAACGCCCAGGGCTACTGCCGGCACAAAGAGCGGGGGTACCTCCTGGTGGACCTGCCGGGGTGCTACTCCCTACAGGCCCACTCCGCCGAGGAGGAGGCCGCCAGGGACTTCCTCCTCTCCGGCAGCCCGGACTGCACCGTGGCCGTCTGCGACGCCACCTGTCTTGAGCGCAACATGAACCTGGTGCTCCAGGTGCTGGAACTGACCCCCAACCTTATCGTCTGTGTGAACCTGTTGGACGAGGCAAAGCGCAAGGGGGTTCGAGTGGACCTTGCTAAACTCAGCGAACTGCTGGGGACGCCGGTAGTCGGGGCCTCAGCCCGGGACGGCAAGGGCCTTAGTGAACTGATGGACGAGGTGGAAAAGCTCTGTCATGAGCCAAAGCCTCCCAGGGAGCTGCCGGAAACGGACCCGGAGATGCGCGTCCACCAGGCCCAGTGGATATCGGAGGCCGCCGTCAGCCTCGAGCCCCAAAACCGCTCCATATCCCGGGACAGGAAACTGGACCGCATACTCACAAGCCCCCTCACAGGCTTTCCCATTATGCTCCTCCTGCTGCTGGGGATATTTTGGCTGACCATCACCGGGGCGAACTACCCCTCCGCCCTTCTCAGCGAGGGCCTGTTCTGGCTGGGGGACCGTATCCGCGACCGCTTCATATACCTGGGCTCGCCGGAGTGGCTCACGGGCCTTGTGTGCGACGGTATGTACCGGACCCTCTCATGGGTGGTGGCGGTCATGCTGCCGCCAATGGCCATCTTCTTCCCGCTGTTCACCCTCTTAGAAGACTTCGGCTATCTGCCCCGGGTGGCCTTTAACCTGGACAGGTGCTTTAAAAGCTGCGGGGCCTGCGGCAAGCAGGCGCTGACCACCTGCATGGGCTTCGGCTGCAACGCGGCAGGGGTGGTGGGCTGCCGCATAATCGACTCCCCCCGGGAGCGCCTTATCGCCATGCTCACTAACAATTTCGTCCCCTGTAACGGCCGTCTGCCCATGCTCATTTCACTTATCACCATGTTCTTTGTTGGCGCCGCCGGAGGCCTTGGGGCGTCCGTGCTCTCCTCGGCCATGCTGGTGGGACTCATAGCCCTGGGCCTGCTCATGACCCTGGCCGTCTCAAAATTCCTGTCTGCTACACTTCTAAAGGGTGTGCCCAGCTCCTTCACACTGGAGCTGCCCCCTTACCGCCGCCCACAGCTGGGCAAGGTGATAGTCCGCTCCATCTTCGACCGCACCCTGTTCGTGCTGGGGCGGGCGGCGTCGGTGGCGGCCCCGGCGGGGCTTATTATCTGGCTGCTGGCAAATATTCATGCGGGCGGCGATACCCTGCTGGCCCACTGTGCCGGCTTTTTGGACCCCTTCGCCCGGGTGTTCGGGCTGGACGGGGTGATACTGCTGGCCTTTATCCTGGGGCTTCCAGCCAACGAGATAGTGATACCCCTGATAATTATGGCCTACCTGTCCCAAGGAAGTCTTGTGGAGCTCTCGGACCTCACGGCCCTGCGGTCCCTGCTTATAGACAACGGCTGGACCTGGGTGACGGCCCTTTGCGTAATGGTGTTCTCTCTTATGCACTGGCCCTGCTCCACCACCTGCCTGACAATAAAGAAAGAGAGCGGAAGCTGGAAATGGACAGCCGCCGCTGTGGCAATACCCACTGTATGCGGGCTTATATTGTGCTTCCTGATAGCTAACGCCTGCCGTCTGCTGGGAATAGGCTAG
- a CDS encoding peptide ABC transporter substrate-binding protein yields MNRLLCILFSILLLAGLSACSGGYQSGMEFTYALPQNVDTLDPQTASRQSSFQVIGSIFQGLCGIDDQGEVVPGAARKWDVNEDSTQFTFHLYGDAKWSNGAPVTADDFLFAIQRALRPETATPSVDDLFVIQGARAVYNGEADQEFLGVWAQDEHTLVVNLERSYPDFPALTAGTHYMPCNREFFEESSGHYGLSAEYLITNGPFTFESIYSWSTDPGKRQITLVPSDNYRARDNVQPGSLTYLIDYDNSITADPITSLMEGKIDITTLPETAAEEAANNGCGVQVLDDAVTGLLFNADAGILKYPQAREIFTKLIDRQNLLDRRMDKNSQEALGIMPNCVHWNGGDYYTGGIPMFTQQDNTITETLLPSLLTLSGDSRMPNITIICPNDEESINIANGLLVSWNDALGSAYNIEPLDDAAFQSRIASGEYQAALYTLRAGGTTPYQVLKAFESSSTPSLYRDTGYDSQLHSLTFELSAYQELEEYLQKHYVFYPLFSDKTYYVSSPKSQGISASPDLLINFSRAKKSE; encoded by the coding sequence ATGAACCGCCTTCTCTGCATATTATTTAGCATATTACTCCTCGCCGGTCTCTCCGCCTGCTCCGGCGGCTACCAGTCCGGCATGGAGTTCACATACGCGCTGCCCCAGAACGTGGACACGCTGGACCCCCAGACCGCCTCCCGCCAGTCCTCCTTCCAAGTCATCGGCTCCATCTTCCAGGGACTATGCGGCATCGACGATCAGGGGGAGGTGGTCCCCGGCGCGGCCCGCAAGTGGGACGTGAACGAGGACAGCACCCAGTTCACCTTCCACCTGTACGGCGACGCCAAGTGGAGCAATGGCGCGCCGGTTACCGCCGACGACTTCCTCTTTGCCATACAACGGGCCCTGCGCCCGGAGACGGCCACCCCCTCGGTGGACGACCTGTTCGTTATCCAGGGGGCCCGCGCCGTATATAACGGCGAAGCGGACCAGGAATTCCTGGGGGTATGGGCCCAGGACGAGCACACCCTGGTGGTGAACCTGGAGCGCAGCTACCCGGACTTTCCCGCTCTTACCGCCGGCACCCACTATATGCCCTGCAACAGGGAATTTTTCGAGGAAAGCTCCGGCCACTACGGCCTTTCGGCGGAGTATCTTATAACCAACGGTCCCTTTACCTTTGAGAGCATATATTCCTGGAGCACAGACCCCGGCAAGCGACAGATAACCCTTGTGCCCTCTGATAACTACCGGGCCCGGGACAATGTCCAGCCGGGGAGCCTGACCTACCTTATCGATTATGACAATTCCATTACCGCCGATCCTATCACCTCGCTTATGGAGGGAAAGATAGACATCACCACCCTCCCGGAAACCGCCGCCGAGGAGGCCGCGAATAACGGCTGCGGGGTGCAGGTTCTGGACGACGCGGTGACCGGCCTGCTGTTCAATGCCGACGCCGGCATATTGAAGTACCCCCAGGCCCGTGAAATATTTACAAAGCTCATAGACCGCCAGAACCTTCTGGACCGGCGCATGGACAAAAACAGCCAGGAGGCCCTGGGTATCATGCCCAACTGCGTGCACTGGAACGGCGGGGACTACTACACCGGCGGCATACCCATGTTCACCCAGCAGGACAACACCATAACAGAGACTCTCCTGCCCTCGCTGCTTACCCTCAGCGGCGACAGCCGTATGCCAAACATCACCATTATCTGCCCAAACGACGAGGAATCCATCAATATTGCCAACGGCCTGCTGGTGTCCTGGAACGACGCCCTGGGCAGCGCCTATAATATCGAGCCCCTGGACGACGCCGCCTTCCAGTCCCGCATTGCCAGCGGAGAATACCAGGCGGCCCTCTATACCCTGCGCGCCGGGGGCACCACCCCCTATCAAGTGCTCAAGGCCTTTGAGAGCAGCTCCACGCCCTCCCTATACAGGGACACAGGGTATGACAGCCAGCTGCATTCCCTGACCTTTGAGCTGTCCGCTTACCAGGAGCTGGAGGAATATTTGCAGAAGCACTATGTCTTCTATCCCCTGTTCAGCGACAAAACCTACTACGTCAGCAGCCCCAAAAGCCAGGGCATCTCCGCTTCCCCGGACCTGCTAATAAATTTCTCCCGGGCGAAGAAGTCGGAGTAA
- a CDS encoding RNA polymerase sigma factor, which produces MRNKSLRLEESMSFDPSPEDSIPELQAGSRRPRSGKLMRAALSVAISRELTPRQRECVELYFTERMTMEEIGRKLGIGKSTVYKHLKTAKARIRRVLDYAEAFQAAMDEEIDE; this is translated from the coding sequence ATGAGGAATAAGTCCCTTCGTCTTGAGGAATCCATGAGCTTCGACCCCAGCCCCGAGGACAGTATCCCGGAACTGCAGGCCGGGTCCCGGCGGCCGAGGAGCGGTAAGCTCATGCGGGCGGCGTTAAGTGTTGCCATAAGCCGGGAGCTCACCCCTAGGCAGAGGGAGTGCGTCGAGCTGTACTTTACGGAGCGCATGACTATGGAGGAAATAGGCAGGAAACTGGGCATCGGCAAATCCACGGTCTATAAGCACTTAAAAACCGCTAAGGCGCGTATACGACGGGTCCTGGACTATGCCGAGGCCTTTCAGGCGGCCATGGACGAGGAAATCGACGAATAG
- the trkA gene encoding Trk system potassium transporter TrkA yields MRIVIAGDGKVGSALTVQLAKEGHDVVVIDNNKLVLEEAQQSLDINVVHGNGATITTQNQANVGGSDLLIAATSMDETNLLCCITAHKLGCAHTIARVRNQEYFSQLYDWKEDLGLSMMINPELATASEIYRLLQFPSFLRRDSFAKGRVEIVEVELSPDSFLDGCKLMDFDKKVKVKVLVCAVQRGSEVYIPDGNFQLQKGDRLHVTASSSTLAKLIRNMGVTQRKIRDVMIIGGSRIGFYLAAELLRSGVDVKLIEKDPARCVELSENLPKATIINADGSDRNILDTEGLAKTDAVVTLTDFDEENLIISMYANFLGTYKVITKINRTEFNEVLVDKGIDCAVSPKDLCTTDIMRYVRAMGNRSGGTVTTLHRIVEDKVDALEFQVGRGTPHLGQPLYKLRLKPGTLIACINRRSRTIIPSGGDCIEAGDSVIIVSTADRAIKDLRDIFLD; encoded by the coding sequence ATGAGAATCGTTATCGCCGGCGACGGCAAGGTGGGCTCGGCCCTTACGGTGCAGCTTGCAAAGGAGGGCCACGATGTGGTGGTCATTGACAACAACAAGCTGGTCCTGGAGGAGGCCCAGCAGTCCCTGGACATAAACGTGGTCCATGGCAACGGCGCCACCATCACCACCCAGAACCAGGCCAATGTGGGCGGCAGCGACCTGCTTATCGCCGCCACCTCCATGGACGAGACGAACCTTTTGTGCTGCATAACCGCCCACAAGCTGGGCTGCGCCCACACCATCGCCCGGGTCAGGAACCAGGAGTATTTCAGCCAGCTATACGACTGGAAGGAGGACCTGGGGCTCTCCATGATGATAAACCCGGAGCTTGCCACCGCCAGCGAGATATACCGCCTCTTGCAGTTCCCCTCGTTTTTGCGCCGGGACTCCTTTGCCAAGGGAAGGGTGGAGATAGTGGAGGTGGAGCTCTCGCCGGACAGCTTTTTGGACGGATGCAAGCTCATGGACTTTGACAAGAAGGTGAAGGTAAAGGTGCTGGTCTGCGCCGTACAGCGGGGCAGCGAGGTGTATATCCCCGACGGCAATTTCCAGCTGCAAAAGGGGGACAGGCTCCACGTGACCGCCTCCAGCTCCACCCTTGCGAAGCTCATACGCAATATGGGCGTTACCCAGCGGAAGATCAGGGACGTGATGATAATCGGCGGCAGCCGCATAGGCTTCTATCTGGCGGCGGAGCTTTTAAGGTCCGGTGTGGACGTGAAGCTTATCGAGAAGGACCCGGCCAGGTGCGTGGAGCTCTCGGAAAACCTTCCAAAGGCCACGATTATAAACGCCGACGGCTCCGACAGGAATATCCTTGACACCGAAGGTCTTGCTAAGACCGACGCCGTTGTGACTCTTACGGACTTCGACGAGGAGAACCTGATAATCTCCATGTACGCAAACTTCCTGGGCACCTATAAGGTGATAACCAAGATAAACCGCACCGAGTTCAACGAGGTGTTGGTGGACAAGGGCATTGACTGCGCCGTGAGCCCCAAGGACCTTTGCACCACGGACATCATGCGGTATGTCCGCGCCATGGGCAACCGCAGCGGCGGCACCGTGACCACCCTGCACCGCATCGTGGAGGACAAGGTGGACGCCCTGGAGTTCCAGGTGGGCCGGGGCACCCCACATTTGGGCCAGCCCCTCTATAAGCTTCGGCTGAAGCCCGGTACCCTTATCGCCTGCATAAACCGCCGCAGCCGTACCATAATCCCCAGCGGCGGCGACTGCATAGAGGCCGGGGACTCGGTGATAATCGTCTCCACCGCAGACAGGGCCATAAAGGATCTGCGGGACATCTTCCTGGACTAA
- a CDS encoding sugar phosphate isomerase/epimerase family protein, producing the protein MENINLQLYSFGHDCNLSAVEKIKCAAEMGYSGVEFAQDYKDVPVEVIKKALSEAGIKAVSAHVPFEMMGEHLPYLAELGVKFVACPMTSFCDAEEAKEVAAELNKWGNEAKKYGITIGYHNHTQEFNKDQDKYLYDWVIENTDPETVAFEIDCGWASAAGIDPVEYINQHAGRIAAIHIKENGAVIGPDKASSRKNPPEWPKFELDEDGKPIFPPEFIKMMQERDKLNVPTGSGIVDWRTVKAAADAQRDGVIYVVEREASYDGKSRIDCLKEDVAWLKANV; encoded by the coding sequence ATGGAAAATATCAATTTGCAGCTCTACTCCTTCGGACATGACTGCAACCTCTCCGCCGTTGAGAAGATCAAATGCGCGGCCGAGATGGGTTATTCCGGGGTGGAGTTTGCCCAGGACTATAAGGACGTGCCCGTTGAGGTCATCAAGAAAGCTCTCAGTGAGGCCGGCATAAAGGCCGTCTCTGCCCATGTTCCCTTTGAGATGATGGGCGAGCATCTCCCCTATCTGGCGGAGCTGGGCGTGAAGTTCGTTGCCTGCCCCATGACCTCCTTCTGCGACGCGGAGGAGGCCAAGGAGGTGGCCGCCGAGCTCAACAAGTGGGGCAATGAAGCCAAGAAATACGGCATCACCATTGGCTACCACAACCACACCCAGGAGTTCAACAAGGACCAGGACAAGTACCTCTACGACTGGGTCATTGAGAACACCGACCCCGAGACCGTGGCCTTTGAGATAGACTGCGGCTGGGCCTCCGCTGCGGGCATTGACCCGGTGGAGTACATCAACCAGCACGCCGGGCGTATCGCCGCCATCCACATCAAGGAGAACGGCGCGGTCATTGGTCCGGACAAGGCCAGTTCCCGGAAGAATCCGCCCGAGTGGCCCAAGTTCGAGCTGGACGAGGACGGCAAGCCCATCTTCCCCCCTGAGTTCATCAAGATGATGCAGGAGCGGGACAAGCTCAACGTCCCCACCGGCAGCGGCATTGTGGACTGGAGGACCGTTAAGGCGGCCGCCGACGCTCAGCGCGACGGAGTTATCTACGTTGTGGAGCGCGAGGCCAGCTATGATGGCAAGAGCCGTATCGATTGCCTGAAGGAGGACGTGGCTTGGCTGAAGGCTAACGTGTAA
- the proS gene encoding proline--tRNA ligase, with protein sequence MAQQKKRVEDITSMDVDFAQWYTDVVKKAELADYSSVKGCMVYEPYGYAIWENIQREMDTRFKKLGVQNVCMPLLIPEGLLQKEKDHIDGFAPECAVVTQGGGEELSEKLYIRPTSEVLFCEHYQKKIHSYRDLPKLYNQWCSVLRWEKTTRPFLRGMEFLWQEGHTMHETAEEAQEFTLKMLRVYEEVYRDALAIPPVVGKKTEKEKFAGAEATYTLEPMMHNGVALQGGTTHYFGDGFAKAFGITFTGRDNQLHTPLQTSWGMSTRLVGAVIMVHGDDNGLVLPPRIAPVQVVIVPIAQHKPGVLEKAAELRDRLSEKFRVKLDDSDNSPGWKFAQYEMQGVPLRIEIGPKDIENGQCMLARRDNGDKWPAPLEDLENTITAVLDVIHDSMLHKAQENMDQKTHVAHDHEEFLDIAKNKPGFIKAMWCGDSACEDKLKEETGGVKSRCIPFEEEHISDVCACCGKPAKHMLYWGRQY encoded by the coding sequence ATGGCACAACAGAAAAAGAGGGTGGAGGATATCACCTCCATGGACGTAGACTTCGCCCAGTGGTACACGGACGTTGTGAAAAAGGCGGAGCTGGCCGACTATTCCAGCGTGAAGGGCTGCATGGTATACGAGCCCTATGGCTACGCCATCTGGGAAAATATCCAGCGGGAGATGGACACGCGCTTTAAAAAGCTGGGGGTGCAGAATGTCTGTATGCCCCTCCTCATCCCCGAGGGGCTTTTGCAGAAGGAAAAGGACCATATCGACGGCTTCGCCCCCGAGTGCGCGGTGGTGACCCAGGGGGGCGGCGAGGAGCTCAGTGAGAAGCTCTATATCCGCCCCACCAGCGAGGTGCTGTTCTGCGAGCACTATCAGAAGAAGATACACTCATACCGCGACCTGCCCAAGCTCTATAACCAGTGGTGCTCTGTGCTCCGCTGGGAGAAGACCACCCGGCCCTTCCTGCGCGGCATGGAGTTTTTGTGGCAGGAGGGCCACACCATGCACGAGACCGCCGAAGAAGCCCAGGAGTTCACCCTTAAAATGCTGAGGGTATATGAGGAGGTCTACCGCGACGCTTTGGCAATACCGCCCGTAGTGGGCAAAAAAACCGAGAAGGAGAAGTTCGCCGGGGCCGAGGCCACCTATACCCTGGAGCCCATGATGCATAACGGCGTGGCATTGCAGGGCGGCACCACCCACTACTTCGGCGACGGTTTCGCCAAGGCCTTCGGCATCACCTTCACCGGCCGGGACAATCAGCTTCACACCCCCCTCCAGACCTCCTGGGGCATGAGCACCCGCCTGGTGGGCGCAGTGATAATGGTCCACGGCGACGACAACGGTCTGGTGCTGCCCCCGAGGATCGCCCCCGTCCAGGTGGTGATAGTGCCCATCGCCCAGCATAAGCCCGGGGTCCTTGAAAAAGCGGCAGAGCTGCGGGACAGGCTCAGCGAGAAGTTCCGGGTAAAGCTGGACGACAGCGACAACTCCCCCGGCTGGAAGTTCGCCCAGTACGAGATGCAGGGGGTGCCCCTGCGCATAGAGATAGGCCCCAAGGATATTGAAAACGGCCAGTGTATGCTTGCCCGCCGTGACAACGGCGACAAGTGGCCCGCGCCCCTTGAGGACCTGGAAAACACCATTACGGCTGTGCTTGACGTGATACACGACAGTATGCTCCACAAGGCCCAGGAGAACATGGACCAGAAGACCCACGTCGCCCATGACCACGAGGAATTCCTGGACATAGCCAAAAACAAGCCCGGCTTTATCAAGGCCATGTGGTGCGGGGACAGCGCCTGCGAGGACAAGCTCAAGGAGGAGACTGGAGGCGTCAAGTCCCGCTGCATACCCTTTGAGGAGGAGCATATCTCCGACGTGTGCGCCTGCTGCGGGAAACCGGCAAAGCATATGCTCTACTGGGGCAGGCAATACTGA
- a CDS encoding TrkH family potassium uptake protein produces MNYRMILRLICYILRVEAVCLLPSLLISFFSGETGAVIGTAATIVISALLSLTSFLLPPRDKQISAREGFLSVALCWVVVSLIGALPFYISGAVPSYIDCLFETVSGFTTTGASILTDIEAMPMGLLYWRSFTHWLGGMGVLVFLLAVIPMGKGKNSLLHVMRAESPGPQVDKLVPKLQDSAKILYAIYIGLTLLQIVLLLLGGMPLFDSVTTAFGTAGTGGFGIKADSLMGYSHYLQGVCTVFMALFGVNFSIFYLLLLRQFMKVLKNQELLLYLGIMLGGILIIAFDILPQYVNIGEALHQAAFQVSSIMTTTGFATADFNQWPALSKTLLVLLMFVGACAGSTGGGIKVARVLLLMKAGRRNVKRMLRPRSVSQVHMDGQTVGEEVVQNTHSYLALYMAIMVLSVFLIALDEFSLETNATAVIACLNNIGPGLDMVGPMGSFSAFSWHSKLVLTFDMLAGRLELFPMIMLFVPLAWKRT; encoded by the coding sequence GTGAATTACCGGATGATTCTGCGGCTTATCTGCTATATCCTGAGGGTGGAGGCGGTCTGCCTGCTGCCAAGCCTGCTTATCTCCTTTTTTAGCGGGGAGACCGGGGCGGTGATAGGCACGGCGGCCACCATAGTCATATCAGCGCTTTTGAGCCTTACCTCCTTTCTGCTGCCTCCCAGGGACAAGCAGATAAGCGCCCGGGAGGGCTTTCTCAGTGTGGCCCTGTGCTGGGTGGTGGTGTCCCTCATAGGGGCCCTGCCCTTCTACATAAGCGGGGCGGTGCCAAGCTATATCGACTGCCTTTTCGAGACGGTCTCGGGCTTTACCACCACCGGGGCCAGCATACTCACAGACATAGAGGCCATGCCCATGGGGCTCTTATACTGGCGCAGTTTTACCCACTGGCTGGGGGGCATGGGTGTGCTGGTGTTCCTTTTGGCGGTGATACCCATGGGGAAGGGAAAGAACTCCCTTCTGCACGTGATGCGCGCCGAGAGTCCCGGACCTCAGGTGGACAAGCTGGTGCCGAAGCTTCAGGACAGCGCAAAGATACTCTATGCCATATATATCGGCCTTACACTGTTGCAGATAGTTCTGCTGCTTTTGGGCGGGATGCCCCTTTTCGACAGCGTCACCACCGCCTTCGGCACGGCGGGCACCGGCGGCTTTGGCATAAAAGCGGACAGCCTGATGGGCTACAGCCATTACCTACAGGGGGTCTGCACGGTGTTTATGGCCCTGTTCGGGGTGAACTTCAGCATTTTCTATCTGCTGCTTCTGCGGCAGTTTATGAAGGTTTTAAAGAACCAGGAGCTGCTTTTGTACCTTGGGATAATGCTGGGGGGTATTCTCATAATCGCCTTTGATATTCTGCCACAATACGTGAATATTGGCGAGGCCCTGCACCAGGCGGCTTTTCAGGTTTCGTCCATCATGACCACCACGGGCTTCGCCACCGCCGACTTCAATCAGTGGCCCGCCCTCTCGAAGACCTTATTGGTGCTGCTGATGTTCGTGGGAGCCTGTGCCGGCTCCACCGGCGGGGGCATTAAAGTGGCGCGGGTGCTGCTTTTGATGAAAGCAGGGCGGCGCAACGTAAAGCGGATGCTCCGGCCCCGCTCCGTATCCCAGGTGCATATGGACGGCCAGACGGTGGGTGAAGAGGTGGTGCAGAACACCCACAGCTATCTGGCGCTGTATATGGCCATAATGGTGCTCTCCGTCTTTCTGATAGCCCTGGACGAGTTTTCCCTTGAGACAAACGCCACGGCGGTGATAGCGTGCCTGAATAATATCGGGCCGGGGCTTGACATGGTGGGGCCCATGGGGAGCTTTTCAGCCTTCTCCTGGCACAGCAAGCTGGTTCTCACCTTCGATATGCTGGCGGGAAGATTAGAGCTTTTCCCCATGATAATGCTGTTCGTACCCCTTGCCTGGAAACGCACCTGA